The Rhodothermales bacterium genomic sequence CCTCCTCCGTGCCCCATCCATCCACATGTGCACCGCCTCGCCCCTCACACACAGCGGCCGTAACGCAGTTCCCTGGCCATGCGAATGTTTCGTTCCTACCGGCTGCACCTGGCGCGCACTGCATTTCTGCTTGCGTTCCCCCTTTATGCCCTCGCTCATGTCCAATGGTTCAGCGCCTACAGCTACGCCGAGCGCCCCCTCCCCCTCGATGAAATCCTGACGCCCCTCTTCGCAATTCTCCTGGCCGTGTCAACGATCAGCGTAGCCGGCGTGGTTGTGCTCGATGAGCGACTTACCCGATTGCCCCAGTACGCGACCATCTCCGCCTGGCTAATCCAATTCGAACATCGGAGCGACTTGTTCCTCACCCTGGGATTTGCGCCTGACTTTTTCCTGAGCGTAGCCGCCTTTGTCGAATTTACGCTGGGCTTTTTATCGATTGAATGAACGCGTCGTGCGTGTCACGCCGCAGGCCGTACACCTGGCTAGTGGCAAGTTCATCCGAACGCATACCCCTCTCTGGGCCGTAGGCGTCCGAGCGAATCCGCTTGCGGACCTCCTCGGCCTCGAGCAGACGCGGGGGGGCCGAATCGTGGTACAACCCGACCTCAGCGTACCGAACCGACCTGATGTGTTCGTCATGGGCGATATGGCGGCAAGCACCCAACTCGACGGCACCGTCCGCCCGCAGCTGGCGTCGGTTGCTCGGCAGGCCGGCCGGCACGTCGCGACCGTAATTCAGCGCCGGCTTCGCCAGGAAGAAGCGCCGGCGTTCACGTACCGCGATCCAGCCCTCATGGCCACGGTCAGCCGGCATGCCGCGGTCGCTGAATTCCCCGGGGACAGGCTCCAGGGATTTTTTGCCTGGCTGTCCGGGCTACTGCTGCACCTCGTCCTCCTGGTAGGATACCACAAACGGATGCACGTCATCATCAGCTGGATTTGCACCTACCTGACCCAGAATCGCTGCGCTCGTCTCATCCTCCCGATCGAGCAACGCGTGGCCCTGATAGCCGCCGCCCCCCCGAAGCCCTTGGGCGATGGGCGGCTCCCTGGCCGGCGCACGCGGAACCTGTGTCGCCCGAGGGGGACCCGCTGCGCCACATCAACCTGTTGCTCGCGCAACATATCCAGGAGAAGACAGCCGTGGGCTCGCGATAGACGACTCGGCGCGAGTCAAGCCCAGCATTTGTCTTCTCGCAGGAAACTTCACGAAATGAGACCCATTACACCTGTAAAACGAGTTCTCATTCCGCGGCTGGCAGAAAAATACCGCACGCCATTCATCATTGTAGGTGCGTCGCGTGCATATACGGATAGGGCTCGCCTCGTACCCGATCGTCACTGCTTCCGGCGAATTCGCAATCGACATCCGCTTAGAGCCGGCGAAATCGCTGCCTTCAGACCTGTTTGATGGAGAATCACCATGCACCGTTGTCTAGTTTTCGCACTCGCTGGAGCCTTTTTGCTCCTCTCCGGTTGCGCACATTCCGCCAATACCCCCGGCGCCGACAGAGCCCCGGATGAGCCCAAGACCGAACTCCGGGACGCCACGTTGGCCGAAGCCGAAGTCGTGCGCATCTTCCTGGATGGGGTAGACAAAGGCGATACCCCACGTGCGTTGCGTGTCGATCGCCGTTTTGGATTCAGCGAAATCCTGCTTCGTAAGGGGAAAGAACGCAAACGGCTGTTCGAGATCGAGCAGACCAGCACCTCGGGCTCCAACACGATGGCCTATCAGTTTGGCCATACAAACGATGGATACTATCTTACGCTCAATGTAGAAGACCTGCCCAAGAAACGTAACTCGGATACGCACTTCTACATCCCCTACACGAATTCGCCCCTGCTGATCACGGATCGGCAATACGGCTTGGAGATCATCATCTATTGATCGCCTCGCCGGCCGATCTAATGACCCGGTTACCGACGATCCTCATGATGTCTCGCCGCCGTTTCGTACAGTCGGCCGCCGCGCTTGGCGCCAGCGCCGTGGCCCCTTCCTGGCTTCATGCGACGCCACCGAGCGATGCGTCTCGCATCGGATGCCAGCAATATACCTGGTTCAATTTTTATCAGCGAGACGACAAAGACTGGTTCGCGGATTACGATGCGTCCTTTACGGCGTTTCGCTCCTCCGGCCTGGCCGGATTCGAGCCGGCGTTCGGCTCCCTGGCCGAGGTCGAACGGCTGGCGCCGTTCCTGGCATCCCACCGCATCTGGATGTCCTCACTGTACGTCGGCTCGACATTGCATCTTCCCGATGTCGTTGAAGCCAACATCGCGCAGGCGCTTGAAATCGCCGTCGCGGCGAAATCTCTGGGCGCGCGGATCGTGGTTAGTAACCCATCCCCCATCGCCTGGGGCAGCCAGGAGAACAAGAATGACGCTCAATTGACCCTCCAGGCGAACGCGCTCGACCGGCTCGGGGCTGCTCTCCGCGCGGAAGGCCTTACCCTTGCCTATCACACGCACGACCCCGAACTACGCGCCGGCGCACGCGAGTTCCACCATATGATGCTCGGGACCGACCCCGAACATGTGAAGCTGTGCCTGGATGCCCACTGGGTCTACCGCGGCGCCGGCAATTCACAGGTGGCCCTGTTTGACATCGTTCGGCTCTATGGGGATCGCATCGTTGAGCTGCACCTACGGCAATCCCACAACACCGTCTGGAGCGAGACCTTTGGCGATGGAGATATCGATTATCGCCGGCTGGTGTCCGTCCTGCAGGATCGGAGCATCAAACCCCTCCTCATCCTCGAACAGGCGGCCGAAACGGGCACCCCTCGCACCATGAG encodes the following:
- a CDS encoding TIM barrel protein → MMSRRRFVQSAAALGASAVAPSWLHATPPSDASRIGCQQYTWFNFYQRDDKDWFADYDASFTAFRSSGLAGFEPAFGSLAEVERLAPFLASHRIWMSSLYVGSTLHLPDVVEANIAQALEIAVAAKSLGARIVVSNPSPIAWGSQENKNDAQLTLQANALDRLGAALRAEGLTLAYHTHDPELRAGAREFHHMMLGTDPEHVKLCLDAHWVYRGAGNSQVALFDIVRLYGDRIVELHLRQSHNTVWSETFGDGDIDYRRLVSVLQDRSIKPLLILEQAAETGTPRTMSTVAALTRSLAYTADVFAPLLDG